A single Pseudomonas sp. MM223 DNA region contains:
- the yknY gene encoding putative ABC transporter ATP-binding protein YknY (*Name yknY) produces the protein MLDIKGLQVVRGEGSQAHRVRLDALCLQPGEVRAITGESGCGKSTLLEAIGLLLKPEQLTHYRLGPQRQDVASLLASDQQPALAALRSRELGFVLQNGGLLPFLSVRDNILLPRRLLGLPPASTAVDTAIEALRLAPLLGKLPQALSIGERQRVACVRAIAHEPRVLLADEPTAALDPHNAERLFELLLQLVAELGLSALIVSHDWALVEHFGLPRLAAINGQGETRFEPVA, from the coding sequence ATGCTCGATATCAAGGGACTACAAGTCGTTCGAGGCGAAGGATCGCAGGCTCACCGGGTACGGCTGGACGCACTGTGCCTGCAACCCGGCGAAGTGCGTGCCATCACAGGCGAGAGCGGCTGCGGCAAGAGCACGCTGCTGGAGGCCATTGGCCTGCTGCTCAAGCCTGAGCAACTGACGCACTACAGGCTTGGCCCACAACGCCAGGATGTGGCCAGCCTGCTGGCCAGTGACCAACAGCCGGCGTTGGCAGCATTGCGTTCGCGCGAGCTTGGCTTTGTGCTGCAGAACGGCGGGCTGCTGCCTTTTCTCAGTGTGCGCGACAACATCCTGCTGCCACGCCGCCTGCTCGGCCTGCCACCTGCCAGCACGGCGGTGGACACAGCCATCGAAGCACTGCGCCTGGCACCACTGCTGGGCAAGCTGCCCCAGGCGCTGTCCATCGGCGAGCGCCAGCGGGTGGCCTGCGTGCGTGCCATCGCCCATGAACCCAGGGTGCTGTTGGCCGACGAACCCACCGCCGCACTCGACCCGCACAATGCAGAGCGGCTGTTCGAACTACTGCTGCAACTGGTGGCTGAGCTAGGGCTGAGCGCCTTGATCGTGTCCCACGACTGGGCACTGGTCGAACACTTCGGCCTGCCACGCCTGGCTGCCATCAACGGTCAAGGGGAAACACGCTTTGAACCCGTGGCATAA
- the IMPDH gene encoding Inosine-5'-monophosphate dehydrogenase (*Name IMPDH), whose translation MKTVEQILKTKSQHQTVYTIGPDDSVLDALKMLAEKNVGALPVVEDNQVVGIVSERDYARKLVLKGRSSAATPVREIMSAPVVTVEPKQKLDFCMNLMTDRHLRHLPVVNNGEAAWPAVDW comes from the coding sequence ATGAAGACCGTCGAACAAATCCTCAAGACCAAGTCCCAGCACCAGACCGTTTACACCATCGGCCCGGATGACTCGGTGCTCGACGCCCTGAAAATGCTGGCGGAGAAAAACGTCGGCGCGTTGCCCGTGGTCGAGGACAACCAGGTGGTGGGTATCGTCAGTGAACGGGACTATGCGCGCAAACTGGTACTCAAGGGCCGCTCTTCCGCCGCCACGCCGGTGCGCGAAATCATGAGTGCACCCGTGGTCACCGTAGAACCGAAGCAGAAGCTCGATTTCTGCATGAACCTGATGACCGACCGTCACCTGCGCCACCTGCCGGTGGTCAACAACGGAGAAGCTGCTTGGCCTGCTGTCGATTGGTGA
- a CDS encoding putative protein, producing MFMQVGFAAVLIVLAMLLLSAFRILREYERGVVFQLGRFWQVKGPGLILLIPVIQQMVRVDLRTVVLDVPPQDVITRDNVSVKVNAVLYFRVLDPQKAIIQVEDFLVATSQLAQTTLRAVLGKHELDELLAEREQLNADIRQVLDAQTDAWGIKVANVEIKHVDLNESMVRAIARQAEAERERRAKVIHAEGELQASEKLMQAAQMLGKEPGAMQLRYMQTLGAIAGDRTSTIVFPMPMDLLTGLVDKQK from the coding sequence ATGTTCATGCAAGTGGGTTTCGCCGCCGTGCTGATCGTGTTGGCGATGCTGTTGCTGTCGGCATTTCGCATCCTGCGCGAATACGAGCGCGGCGTGGTGTTCCAGCTGGGGCGCTTCTGGCAGGTGAAGGGGCCGGGGCTGATCCTGTTGATCCCGGTGATCCAGCAAATGGTGCGGGTCGACCTGCGCACCGTGGTGCTGGATGTGCCACCACAGGATGTAATCACCCGCGACAACGTGTCGGTCAAGGTCAACGCGGTGCTCTACTTCCGCGTGCTCGACCCGCAAAAGGCGATTATCCAGGTCGAGGACTTTCTGGTAGCGACCAGCCAGTTGGCCCAGACCACCCTGCGTGCGGTGCTGGGCAAGCACGAACTGGATGAGCTGCTGGCCGAACGTGAGCAACTGAACGCGGACATTCGCCAGGTGCTGGACGCACAAACCGATGCCTGGGGCATCAAGGTGGCCAACGTCGAGATCAAGCATGTCGACCTCAACGAATCGATGGTACGCGCCATCGCCCGGCAGGCCGAGGCCGAACGCGAACGGCGGGCCAAGGTGATTCATGCCGAGGGGGAATTGCAGGCGTCGGAGAAGCTGATGCAGGCTGCGCAAATGCTGGGCAAGGAACCGGGGGCGATGCAGTTGCGCTATATGCAGACGCTGGGGGCGATTGCGGGCGACAGGACCTCGACCATTGTCTTCCCGATGCCGATGGACTTGCTGACGGGGCTGGTAGACAAGCAGAAATAG
- the hemX gene encoding Protein HemX (*Name hemX) → MSETVLSNNDQPSAQAPAEPVTAPPAKRSGSGLAALALLLGAAGVAVGGWGVWQVRQLQGSEFNQGQHIEALTQRAEALQQREQQISAQLASLPAASELEDRRRLVAQLQGDQQRLSQRLETVLGESRKEWRLAEAEHLLRLATLRLSALQDITSAKALVEGADEILREQSDPGAFAAREQLARSLATLNSTQQPDRTGLFLKLAAQRELVQQLSAQSPEFDSNADALGALTADGDGASRLSQWWAEISKYFQIDFNADENVRPLLAGQQLNQLRLALSLTIEQAQWAALNGDAKVYTQALDDARSVLLANFNADNPQSNAMLDSLNVLAEQPVSVVTPDLSESLAAVQAYIQRRHLPAEAEGGKP, encoded by the coding sequence GTGAGCGAGACTGTCTTGTCCAATAATGATCAGCCGTCGGCACAGGCGCCGGCGGAACCTGTCACCGCCCCACCTGCCAAACGCTCCGGCAGTGGCCTGGCAGCGCTGGCCTTGCTGCTGGGTGCGGCCGGGGTGGCGGTAGGTGGCTGGGGTGTCTGGCAGGTGCGTCAACTGCAAGGCAGCGAGTTCAACCAGGGCCAGCACATCGAAGCGCTGACCCAGCGTGCCGAAGCCCTGCAGCAGCGCGAGCAGCAGATCAGCGCGCAACTGGCCAGCCTGCCGGCGGCCAGCGAGCTGGAAGACCGCCGGCGCCTGGTGGCGCAATTGCAGGGCGACCAGCAGCGCCTCAGCCAGCGCCTGGAAACCGTGCTTGGCGAAAGCCGCAAGGAGTGGCGCCTGGCTGAAGCCGAGCACCTGCTGCGCCTGGCTACCCTGCGCCTGTCCGCCTTGCAGGACATCACCAGCGCCAAGGCCCTGGTCGAAGGCGCCGACGAGATCTTGCGCGAGCAGAGCGACCCGGGTGCCTTCGCCGCCCGCGAGCAACTGGCACGCAGCCTGGCCACGCTCAACAGCACCCAGCAACCGGACCGTACCGGCCTGTTCCTGAAACTGGCTGCACAGCGTGAGCTGGTTCAGCAACTGAGCGCGCAGTCGCCCGAGTTCGACAGCAATGCCGATGCGCTGGGTGCCCTGACCGCCGACGGCGATGGTGCCAGCCGGCTGTCGCAGTGGTGGGCAGAAATCTCCAAGTACTTCCAGATCGACTTCAACGCCGATGAAAACGTGCGGCCGCTGCTGGCCGGGCAGCAACTGAACCAACTGCGTCTGGCCCTGAGCCTGACCATCGAGCAAGCCCAGTGGGCGGCACTCAATGGTGACGCCAAGGTCTACACCCAGGCGCTGGACGACGCCCGTAGCGTGTTGCTGGCGAACTTCAACGCCGACAACCCGCAAAGCAATGCCATGCTCGACAGCCTCAATGTCTTGGCCGAGCAGCCGGTGTCGGTGGTTACCCCCGACCTCAGCGAAAGCCTGGCGGCAGTGCAGGCCTACATTCAGCGCCGCCACCTGCCGGCCGAGGCTGAAGGGGGCAAGCCATGA
- the dsbB_1 gene encoding Disulfide bond formation protein B (*Name dsbB_1) — protein sequence MLPARLRTFFLPACLAALAVLVASFHLENTLGLVPCPLCFSQRLLLAVYALLSLAAVLQAPGTQGIRHYARATLGCSLAGALLAARHVWLQGSSGAIPVCPVPLGHVFEQSWREAARQLLLGGPECSSLTWSFLDLTLPEWSLLAFLLLALLPLSCLLAYRFRTLARS from the coding sequence ATGCTTCCGGCCCGTTTGCGCACCTTTTTCCTCCCTGCCTGCCTGGCCGCATTGGCGGTGCTGGTTGCGTCATTCCACCTGGAAAACACACTGGGGCTGGTGCCGTGCCCCTTGTGCTTCAGCCAGCGGCTGTTGTTAGCGGTGTACGCACTGCTAAGCCTGGCAGCGGTGCTACAGGCGCCGGGCACGCAGGGCATCCGCCATTACGCCCGGGCGACGCTGGGCTGCTCGCTGGCGGGCGCGTTGCTGGCGGCACGGCATGTCTGGTTGCAGGGCAGCAGCGGTGCTATCCCTGTATGCCCGGTCCCGCTCGGGCATGTGTTCGAGCAATCCTGGCGCGAGGCGGCGCGGCAATTGCTGCTCGGCGGCCCGGAATGCAGCTCGCTGACCTGGAGCTTTCTCGACCTGACGCTACCTGAGTGGAGCCTGCTGGCCTTCCTGTTGCTGGCCCTGCTGCCCCTGAGTTGCCTGCTGGCGTATCGTTTCCGCACCCTGGCAAGAAGTTGA
- the rsd gene encoding Regulator of sigma D (*Name rsd), whose amino-acid sequence MLDSCQNAQERWGGVHKLIDRWLEERQELVQAFRALRDVKPAFADKDTHGDFCALLVDYVSAWHFEVSEQLVSEAKAFGDTRGLGWPRRSILVSMTVPRLLWPSTTIVQKVSARTRLVLPRS is encoded by the coding sequence ATGCTCGATAGTTGTCAGAATGCCCAGGAACGCTGGGGTGGGGTTCACAAGCTGATCGACCGTTGGCTGGAGGAGCGCCAGGAACTGGTGCAGGCTTTCCGCGCGTTGCGCGATGTGAAGCCGGCCTTCGCCGACAAGGATACGCACGGGGACTTCTGTGCTCTTCTTGTTGACTACGTTTCGGCGTGGCACTTCGAGGTCAGCGAACAATTGGTCAGTGAAGCCAAGGCATTTGGTGACACGCGCGGTCTGGGCTGGCCACGCAGATCAATCCTCGTATCGATGACAGTACCCAGATTGCTCTGGCCTTCAACGACCATTGTGCAAAAGGTGAGTGCTCGGACCCGGCTCGTTTTGCCGAGAAGCTGA
- the yheS gene encoding putative ABC transporter ATP-binding protein YheS (*Name yheS), with protein MIRLSNLTLQRGPQRLLDGADMTLHAGHKAGLIGANGAGKSSLFALLRGELSPDGGDCLLPGDWRIAHMRQEVDTLDRLAVDYVLDGDARLRKVQAELAAAEHAHDGTALARLHSELEGADGYTADARARKLLAGLGFTNEQMDRRVGDFSGGWRMRLNLAQALMCPSDLLLLDEPTNHLDLDAILWLEDWLKGYPGTLLLISHDRDFLDAVVDHVLHVEQRKLNLYKGGYTAFERTRAERLAQQQQAYEKQQAQRAHMEKYIARFKAQATKARQAQSRIKALERMEELSAAHVDSPFDFVFRESQKISSPLLSLSEGRLGYGDKAILDKVKLQLTPGARIGLLGPNGAGKSTLIKNLAGELEPLSGRLVRGENLAVGYFAQHQLDSLDDKASPLLHLQRIAPTEREQTLRDFLGGFDFHGARTDEPVVNFSGGEKARLALALIAWERPNLLLLDEPTNHLDLEMRLALTMALQEFAGAVVVVSHDRHLLKSTTDDFLLVADGKVETFDGDLDDYSRWLVEYRQRSAPASTAPVNPDKTDKKAQRQAAAALRQQLAPHKKAADKLETELNQVHVQLAEIETALGDGGLYEAARKDELRDLLARQTKLKQREGELEEAWMEALETLESMQAELEALS; from the coding sequence ATGATCAGACTATCCAACCTCACTTTACAGCGTGGTCCGCAGCGCTTGCTAGACGGCGCCGACATGACCCTGCACGCCGGTCACAAGGCCGGCCTGATCGGCGCCAACGGCGCCGGGAAATCCAGCCTGTTCGCCTTGCTGCGCGGTGAGCTGTCGCCCGATGGTGGCGATTGCCTGCTGCCCGGCGACTGGCGCATCGCCCACATGCGCCAGGAGGTCGACACCCTCGACCGCCTGGCCGTGGACTATGTGCTTGACGGCGATGCGCGCCTGCGCAAAGTCCAGGCCGAACTGGCCGCGGCCGAGCACGCCCACGATGGCACCGCCCTGGCGCGCCTGCACAGTGAGCTGGAAGGCGCCGACGGCTATACCGCCGACGCCCGCGCGCGCAAATTGCTGGCCGGCCTGGGCTTCACCAACGAGCAGATGGACCGCCGCGTCGGCGACTTCTCCGGTGGCTGGCGGATGCGCCTGAACCTGGCCCAGGCACTGATGTGCCCGTCCGACCTGCTGCTGCTCGACGAACCCACCAACCACCTCGACCTCGACGCCATCCTGTGGCTGGAAGACTGGCTCAAGGGCTACCCAGGCACACTGTTGCTGATCTCCCACGACCGTGATTTCCTCGACGCCGTGGTCGACCATGTGCTGCACGTCGAGCAGCGCAAGCTGAACCTGTACAAGGGCGGCTACACCGCCTTCGAGCGCACCCGTGCCGAACGCCTGGCGCAGCAGCAGCAGGCCTACGAGAAGCAGCAGGCGCAGCGCGCGCACATGGAAAAGTACATCGCCCGCTTCAAGGCCCAGGCCACCAAGGCCCGCCAGGCACAAAGCCGGATCAAGGCCCTGGAGCGCATGGAGGAACTGTCTGCGGCGCATGTCGACTCGCCGTTCGACTTCGTCTTCCGCGAGTCGCAGAAAATCTCCAGCCCGTTGCTGAGCCTGTCCGAAGGCCGCCTGGGCTATGGCGATAAGGCCATCCTCGACAAGGTCAAGTTGCAGCTCACCCCGGGTGCGCGCATTGGCCTCCTAGGGCCCAACGGCGCTGGCAAGTCGACCCTGATCAAAAACCTTGCGGGTGAGCTGGAGCCGTTGTCGGGCCGCCTGGTCCGTGGCGAGAACCTGGCGGTTGGCTACTTTGCCCAGCATCAGCTGGACTCGCTGGACGACAAGGCCAGCCCGCTGCTGCACCTGCAGCGTATTGCCCCCACCGAGCGCGAGCAGACCCTGCGCGACTTCCTCGGCGGCTTCGACTTCCATGGCGCCCGCACTGACGAGCCGGTGGTGAATTTCTCCGGTGGCGAAAAGGCCCGCCTGGCGCTGGCGCTGATTGCCTGGGAACGGCCGAACCTGCTGCTGCTCGACGAACCGACCAACCACCTCGACCTGGAAATGCGCTTGGCGCTGACCATGGCGTTGCAGGAATTTGCCGGTGCCGTGGTGGTGGTGTCTCACGACCGTCACCTGCTCAAGAGCACGACCGACGACTTCCTGCTGGTGGCCGACGGCAAGGTCGAAACCTTCGACGGAGACCTGGACGACTACAGCCGCTGGCTGGTCGAGTACCGCCAGCGCAGCGCGCCGGCCAGTACGGCCCCGGTCAACCCGGACAAGACCGACAAGAAAGCCCAGCGTCAGGCTGCCGCAGCCTTGCGCCAGCAACTGGCACCGCACAAAAAGGCTGCCGACAAACTGGAAACCGAGCTCAACCAGGTGCACGTGCAATTGGCCGAGATCGAGACCGCGCTGGGTGACGGTGGCCTCTACGAAGCGGCGCGCAAGGACGAGTTGCGCGACCTGCTGGCGCGCCAGACCAAGCTCAAGCAACGCGAAGGTGAGCTTGAAGAAGCCTGGATGGAGGCGCTGGAAACCCTCGAAAGCATGCAGGCCGAGCTTGAGGCGCTGTCCTGA
- the mip gene encoding Peptidyl-prolyl cis-trans isomerase Mip (*Name mip) → MFRYLVLGLCLLTPVAMADSNDQDLAYSLGASLGERLRQEMPGLQLDALVEGLKQSYQGQPLKLDKARMQAVLQQHEAQEGDAATQKLQAAETRFMANERGRYGVHELPEGVLYSELQPGTGAQPKAGGKVQVRYVGRLPDGSVFDQNQAPQWFSLGSVIEGWQVALPRMHAGAKWRLVIPSAQAYGAEGAGDLIAPYTPLVFEIELLSVGD, encoded by the coding sequence ATGTTTCGATATCTTGTTTTAGGTTTATGCCTGCTGACGCCAGTTGCAATGGCCGACAGCAACGACCAGGACCTCGCCTACAGCCTTGGCGCCAGCCTGGGTGAGCGGCTGCGCCAGGAAATGCCAGGCCTGCAACTGGATGCACTGGTCGAAGGCCTGAAGCAGTCCTATCAAGGGCAACCCCTGAAGCTCGACAAGGCACGCATGCAAGCCGTGCTCCAGCAGCACGAAGCGCAGGAAGGTGACGCCGCCACGCAGAAGTTGCAGGCTGCCGAAACACGCTTCATGGCCAACGAGCGTGGGCGTTATGGGGTACACGAATTACCGGAAGGTGTGCTCTACAGCGAATTGCAGCCCGGCACTGGCGCCCAGCCCAAAGCAGGCGGCAAAGTGCAGGTGCGCTATGTGGGCAGGCTGCCGGATGGCTCGGTGTTCGACCAGAACCAGGCACCCCAGTGGTTCAGCCTGGGTTCGGTAATCGAAGGGTGGCAGGTGGCCTTGCCAAGGATGCACGCCGGTGCCAAGTGGCGCCTGGTGATTCCGTCGGCGCAAGCCTATGGCGCCGAAGGCGCGGGTGACCTGATCGCGCCCTATACACCCTTGGTGTTCGAAATCGAACTGCTGTCGGTTGGCGACTGA
- the rhtB_1 gene encoding Homoserine/homoserine lactone efflux protein (*Name rhtB_1) → MSMEVWLGFFAACWVISLSPGAGAIASMSSGLQYGFWRGYWNALGLQLGLIVQIAIIAAGVGAILAASATAFQVIKWFGVAYLVYLAYKQWRALPMDMSEESGVRPIGKPLSLVFRGFLVNVSNPKALVFMLAVLPQFINPHAPLLPQYVAITVTMITVDMLVMAGYTGLASRVLRLLRTPKQQKRLNRTFAGLFIGAATFLATLRRAPL, encoded by the coding sequence ATGTCGATGGAAGTATGGTTGGGCTTCTTTGCTGCCTGTTGGGTGATCAGCCTTTCACCCGGTGCCGGGGCGATTGCCTCGATGTCCAGCGGCCTGCAGTACGGCTTCTGGCGTGGTTACTGGAACGCCCTGGGCCTGCAACTGGGCCTGATTGTGCAAATCGCCATCATTGCCGCCGGTGTCGGTGCCATCCTGGCCGCCTCGGCCACAGCCTTCCAGGTCATCAAATGGTTCGGCGTCGCCTACCTCGTCTACCTGGCCTACAAGCAATGGCGTGCCTTGCCGATGGACATGTCCGAAGAGTCTGGCGTGCGCCCGATCGGCAAACCGCTGAGCCTGGTGTTCCGCGGGTTCCTGGTCAACGTCAGCAACCCCAAGGCGCTGGTGTTCATGCTGGCGGTGCTGCCGCAGTTCATCAACCCGCATGCACCGCTGCTGCCGCAGTATGTGGCAATCACCGTGACCATGATCACCGTGGACATGCTGGTGATGGCGGGGTACACCGGGTTGGCTTCGCGGGTGTTGCGCTTGCTGCGTACGCCTAAGCAGCAGAAGCGCCTGAACCGTACCTTTGCCGGGTTGTTCATTGGGGCCGCGACCTTCCTCGCTACCCTACGCCGCGCGCCTCTCTGA
- the nagR gene encoding HTH-type transcriptional repressor NagR (*Name nagR) produces MQYQYFPLPSYALYPLVTTCYNKSSISEETPWPNCSPSPRYRSIPRLKELLRERILDGTYPPHSRMPSESELGKAFDVSRITVRQALGDLQKEGLIFKIHGKGTFVAKPKAFQNVSTLQGLGESMTQMGYEVINRLRSFRHVPANALVAARLQVEEGSLVTEIRRVRLINREPVSLELTWLPKAVGEKLEKADLVTRDIFLLLENDCGIALGHADLAIDAVLADSDLTQALDVEEGSPIMRIERLTHAADGTPLDFEHLYYRGDAFQYRLRIDRQKGGKA; encoded by the coding sequence ATGCAATATCAATATTTCCCTCTGCCTTCTTATGCCCTCTATCCTCTGGTCACAACTTGTTATAACAAGTCATCGATCAGCGAAGAGACCCCATGGCCGAACTGCTCCCCCTCTCCCCGGTACCGCTCTATACCCAGGCTCAAGGAACTGCTGCGCGAGCGCATCCTCGACGGCACTTATCCACCGCATAGCCGCATGCCCTCGGAAAGCGAACTGGGCAAGGCCTTCGACGTCAGCCGCATCACCGTGCGCCAGGCGCTGGGCGACCTGCAGAAGGAAGGGCTGATCTTCAAGATCCACGGCAAAGGCACTTTCGTCGCCAAGCCCAAGGCGTTTCAGAACGTCAGTACCTTGCAGGGCCTGGGCGAGTCGATGACGCAGATGGGCTACGAAGTGATCAACCGCCTGCGCAGCTTTCGCCATGTGCCGGCCAACGCATTGGTGGCCGCCCGGCTGCAGGTCGAGGAGGGCAGCCTGGTCACCGAAATCCGTCGGGTGCGGCTGATCAACCGCGAGCCGGTATCGCTGGAATTGACCTGGTTGCCCAAGGCCGTTGGCGAAAAACTGGAAAAGGCCGACCTGGTCACCCGCGACATCTTCCTGCTGCTGGAAAACGACTGCGGCATCGCCCTTGGCCACGCCGACCTGGCCATCGACGCGGTACTGGCCGACAGCGACCTGACCCAGGCCCTGGATGTTGAAGAAGGCTCGCCGATCATGCGCATCGAGCGCCTGACCCATGCTGCCGACGGCACGCCACTGGACTTCGAACACCTTTACTACCGCGGCGATGCATTCCAGTACCGCCTGCGCATTGATCGCCAGAAAGGGGGCAAGGCATGA
- the hemY gene encoding Protein HemY (*Name hemY) → MKRVYLLAVLAIVIAAALGIAVAKHSGYVLVSYGSFRYQSGLWAALGGLLAVVALLWLVRYLVGLVLTSSGVVNPWSRRNRSRRIRLAIEQGQLDLAEGRWASAQRHLHRAAEAERQPLLYYLGAARAANEQGRTEDSDNLLERALERQPQAELAIALTHAQLQMDRGESDGALETLLAMQERHPHNSQVLRLLQRLYLERGDWSALIRLLPDLRKGKVLPAAELAALEQRAWGQNLSLATTRGEDAQSARQALERAWQQLTAAQRQEPQLVLAYAEQLRQVGAQNEAEQVLRTALKREYESHLARLYGLVRGDDPARQLQTAEGWLKAHPQDASLLLTLGRLSLQNRLWGKARDYLESSLRMERNPEACAELARLLAGLGETERSNQLFQEGLGLLDERLLALPLPEGVRA, encoded by the coding sequence ATGAAGCGTGTCTACCTGCTGGCCGTACTGGCAATCGTGATTGCCGCGGCGCTGGGTATCGCGGTCGCCAAGCACAGCGGCTACGTGCTGGTTTCCTATGGCAGCTTCCGCTATCAATCGGGGCTGTGGGCGGCACTGGGTGGCTTGCTGGCCGTGGTTGCACTGTTGTGGCTGGTGCGTTACCTGGTCGGCCTGGTGCTGACCTCCAGCGGTGTGGTCAACCCGTGGTCACGGCGTAACCGTAGCCGGCGCATCCGCCTGGCCATCGAACAGGGCCAGCTGGACCTGGCCGAGGGCCGCTGGGCCAGTGCTCAGCGCCACTTGCACCGCGCCGCCGAGGCCGAGCGCCAACCGCTGCTGTACTACCTCGGTGCCGCACGTGCTGCCAACGAGCAAGGCCGTACCGAAGACAGCGACAACCTGCTGGAGCGTGCGCTGGAGCGCCAGCCGCAAGCGGAACTGGCCATTGCCCTGACCCATGCGCAGCTGCAAATGGACCGTGGTGAAAGTGACGGTGCCCTGGAAACCCTGCTGGCCATGCAGGAACGCCACCCGCACAACAGCCAGGTGCTGCGCCTGTTGCAGCGTCTGTACCTGGAACGCGGCGACTGGTCGGCACTGATCCGTCTGCTGCCAGACCTGCGCAAGGGCAAGGTGCTGCCGGCCGCCGAGCTGGCTGCCCTGGAGCAACGTGCCTGGGGCCAGAACCTGAGCTTGGCCACAACCCGTGGCGAAGACGCGCAAAGTGCACGTCAGGCCCTGGAACGCGCCTGGCAGCAGTTGACCGCAGCCCAGCGCCAGGAGCCGCAACTGGTGCTGGCCTACGCCGAACAATTGCGCCAGGTGGGAGCCCAGAACGAAGCCGAGCAAGTGTTGCGCACCGCCCTCAAGCGCGAATACGAAAGCCACCTCGCCCGGCTGTATGGCTTGGTACGCGGCGATGACCCGGCGCGCCAGCTGCAAACCGCCGAAGGTTGGCTCAAGGCTCACCCGCAAGATGCCAGCCTGCTGCTGACCCTGGGCCGCCTGAGCCTGCAGAACCGTCTGTGGGGCAAGGCGCGGGACTACCTGGAAAGCAGCCTGCGCATGGAACGCAACCCCGAGGCCTGTGCCGAACTGGCCCGCCTGCTTGCAGGCCTGGGCGAGACCGAGCGTAGCAATCAGCTGTTCCAGGAAGGCCTTGGCCTGCTGGACGAACGCCTGCTGGCACTGCCTTTGCCAGAAGGCGTACGCGCCTGA